A genomic segment from Aegilops tauschii subsp. strangulata cultivar AL8/78 chromosome 1, Aet v6.0, whole genome shotgun sequence encodes:
- the LOC120966906 gene encoding wall-associated receptor kinase 2-like, with protein sequence MNMHVFLQHGLGLILLGAQYTSGAAVPSSECRRWCGNVEIPYPFGIDPNCSLVADVFDLSCELRDGVLKPFRGIFEVLDISLAHSTARVLNNIEASCYNNTTKSMEHFGYHESANGGPSSVYRLSDVQNRFTVIGCSALASMSDQDGTGYQGMAVATCRDMSDLVDGSCAGMGCSQTMIPKRMYYYDTNFSSSVNTSRIWEFNRCSYAVLMEAAVFNFDISYVGNTTFNDTYHGWVPMVVDWAIRDVNSCDAAQRNMTYACLSSNSVCVGSVNDYGYTCNCSQGYEGNPYLQGGCKDVDECRNNNPCPSGGTCHNTIGGYRCSCRVGTKLEGNTCSPNIGLILGVTMGLFGSIVITMIIIFWGQMAIQKRKLEKVKREYFRQHGGLFLFDRMKSEKGLAFMIFSEAELVHATNNFDSTRILGKGGHGTVYKGIMKNNMPVAIKRCALVDARQKKEFGQELLILSQINHKNVVKLLGCCLEVEVPILVYELVLNGTLFEHIHGKKQASQISFSNLLRISYEAAEGLSFLHSYASPPIIHGDVKTSNILLDENHMAKVSDFGASILAPSDEEQFVTIIQGTCGYLDPEYLQTCQLTSKSDVYSFGVILLEVLTGQLPMKLEGPDTQKILTSTFLSAMSENNLDTVLVSHVKAQASMELLKGLANLANKCLDLCGDNRPSMKEVAEELGRLRKLPMYPWVQLGVETHGESPSVHEIESDYYMGENESQHINPGSSYYAR encoded by the exons ATGAATATGCACGTGTTCCTGCAGCATGGCCTTGGTCTCATACTGCTTGGCGCACAATATACCTCTGGAGCTGCGGTTCCTAGCTCAGAGTGCCGGAGGTGGTGTGGCAACGTCGAGATACCGTACCCATTCGGCATCGACCCCAACTGTTCGCTCGTGGCGGATGTCTTCGACCTCAGTTGCGAGCTTAGAGATGGCGTCCTCAAGCCATTTAGGGGGATCTTTGAGGTACTGGACATCTCCCTAGCCCACAGCACTGCCAGGGTACTCAACAACATCGAGGCTTCCTGCTACAACAACACCACCAAGAGCATGGAGCATTTCGGATATCACGAGAGCGCGAACGGAGGGCCTTCCTCCGTCTACCGGCTCTCCGACGTCCAGAACAGGTTCACGGTCattggctgcagcgcactcgccTCCATGTCTGATCAGGATGGCACGGGCTACCAGGGGATGGCCGTCGCCACATGCCGTGACATGTCGGACCTTGTGGACGGCTCCTGTGCTGGCATGGGCTGCTCCCAGACCATGATACCCAAGAGGATGTACTACTACGACACAAACTTCTCGAGCTCCGTCAACACGAGCCGGATCTGGGAGTTCAACAGGTGCAGCTATGCGGTTCTGATGGAGGCTGCGGTGTTCAACTTCGACATCTCGTATGTAGGCAACACCACGTTCAATGACACGTACCATGGGTGGGTACCGATGGTTGTTGATTGGGCTATAAGAGATGTAAACTCATGTGATGCTGCACAACGGAATATGACGTATGCATGCCTCAGCAGCAATAGCGTCTGCGTGGGTTCTGTCAATGATTACGGGTACACATGCAACTGCTCCCAGGGATACGAGGGCAACCCTTATCTTCAGGGTGGATGCAAAG ATGTCGACGAATGTCGTAACAACAACCCCTGTCCTTCGGGAGGCACTTGCCACAATACCATTGGAGGATACCGGTGTTCTTGTCGAGTAGGAACAAAACTGGAAGGCAATACTTGCAGCCCAAATATTGGCTTGATACTAG GAGTTACGATGGGATTATTTGGCTCCATTGTTATCACCATGATTATTATCTTCTGGGGACAAATGGCGATCCAAAAGAGAAAATTGGAAAAGGTTAAGAGAGAGTATTTCCGCCAACATGGAGGGTTGTTTTTGTTTGATAGGATGAAATCTGAGAAAGGTCTTGCATTCATGATATTTTCAGAAGCTGAACTCGTACATGCCACCAACAACTTTGATAGTACCAGAATACTTGGAAAAGGAGGTCATGGAACAGTCTATAAAGGGATCATGAAGAACAACATGCCAGTTGCAATAAAAAGATGTGCATTAGTTGATGCAAGGCAAAAGAAGGAATTTGGCCAAGAGTTGCTCATTTTGTCCCAGATAAATCACAAGAACGTTGTTAAACTACTGGGTTGTTGCCTTGAGGTGGAAGTTCCAATTCTAGTATATGAGCTTGTTCTGAACGGCACACTTTTCGAGCATATTCATGGCAAGAAACAAGCATCGCAAATATCCTTCAGCAATCTCTTAAGGATTTCTTatgaagcagcagaaggattgaGCTTCCTACACTCATATGCATCTCCACCGATTATTCATGGTGACGTTAAAACTTCCAATATTCTTCTTGATGAGAACCACATGGCCAAGGTGTCAGACTTTGGAGCCTCGATACTAGCCCCATCTGACGAAGAGCAATTTGTCACAATAATTCAAGGTACCTGTGGATACCTTGATCCCGAATACCTGCAAACATGCCAATTAACATCTAAAAGCGATGTGTATAGCTTCGGAGTGATTCTTTTGGAAGTCCTCACCGGGCAGTTGCCAATGAAGCTCGAAGGGCCTGATACGCAAAAGATCTTAACATCGACTTTCCTATCTGCTATGAGCGAGAACAATCTTGATACAGTGTTGGTTAGCCACGTGAAAGCACAAGCAAGCATGGAGTTGTTGAAAGGACTTGCAAACCTAGCTAACAAATGCCTAGATCTGTGTGGTGACAACAGGCCCTCCATGAAAGAGGTTGCTGAGGAGCTCGGTAGACTGAGAAAGCTTCCGATGTATCCATGGGTACAGCTGGGCGTGGAGACACATGGAGAATCTCCTAGTGTCCACGAAATAGAATCAGACTATTATATGGGAGAAAATGAGAGCCAACACATAAATCCAGGAAGTTCTTACTATGCTAGGTGA